One window of Thermocoleostomius sinensis A174 genomic DNA carries:
- a CDS encoding pentapeptide repeat-containing protein: MHMLKGKRFYSTKLFWGSLAVLVIVATALTQVQGMINGLTEIASADEPFPRRRSPSPDLADRLPPSQPSQPSGTGTQDRSLPLHTVGLSQPEILEKYQNYIYELVTEENLKQLQVSDPLRNTAKAQTLAILEQLDGTYRSQLLTFLVDSNLVAAENPTVSLHGGNFSNTDFSDRSLSNINLRGANFSDANLNQTDFSQTKLFGATLDRSDLSFANLSNAELFRASLKNANLFLATLTGATLQEADLTAADLFLANLQNTNLNKTTLTNADLSFANLSQAELVFANGRDANLSFVNLSDASLSGADLSRSNLRGANLSNANLSGTNLSNADLTGANLSNANIVGANLTGVILFNTTMPDGTVQN; this comes from the coding sequence ATGCACATGCTGAAAGGAAAGCGCTTCTACTCGACCAAGCTGTTTTGGGGATCGCTGGCAGTTCTTGTCATTGTCGCGACGGCTCTTACGCAAGTACAGGGAATGATTAATGGATTGACTGAAATCGCTTCAGCCGATGAACCGTTTCCTCGTCGCCGCTCTCCGTCGCCTGATTTAGCCGATCGATTGCCACCCTCTCAACCATCACAGCCATCAGGGACAGGGACTCAGGACCGATCGCTTCCCCTTCATACGGTCGGATTGTCCCAACCAGAGATCCTGGAGAAGTATCAGAATTACATTTATGAACTGGTCACTGAGGAAAACCTAAAGCAATTACAAGTCAGTGATCCACTGAGAAATACAGCGAAAGCGCAAACGTTGGCAATTTTGGAGCAACTAGACGGCACCTACAGAAGCCAACTGCTGACATTTTTGGTGGACTCTAATTTGGTGGCGGCCGAAAATCCAACGGTGTCGCTGCATGGAGGCAACTTCAGTAACACCGATTTTAGCGATCGATCGCTGAGCAACATTAATCTGCGAGGAGCCAATTTCAGCGACGCGAATCTGAATCAAACTGACTTCAGCCAAACCAAGCTGTTTGGAGCCACGCTCGATCGCAGTGACTTGAGCTTTGCCAACCTCAGCAATGCAGAATTGTTTAGAGCCAGCCTCAAAAACGCCAATTTGTTTCTGGCTACATTGACCGGAGCCACACTACAAGAAGCCGATTTGACCGCAGCCGATCTGTTCCTGGCAAATTTGCAGAACACGAATCTCAATAAAACCACGTTGACGAATGCTGATCTGTCGTTTGCTAACTTGAGCCAAGCAGAGCTTGTATTTGCCAACGGGCGCGATGCTAACCTGTCGTTTGTGAATCTCAGCGATGCCAGTTTAAGCGGAGCCGATCTGAGCCGATCGAACTTACGAGGCGCCAACCTCAGCAACGCCAACTTAAGCGGCACTAATTTGAGTAATGCCGATTTGACTGGCGCCAACCTCAGCAACGCCAACATCGTTGGAGCTAATCTCACGGGCGTGATTCTCTTTAACACCACCATGCCAGACGGAACTGTGCAGAACTAG
- a CDS encoding superoxide dismutase, with product MAHTLAPLPYDYAALEPYIDAQTMQLHHDKHHAAYVNNLNAALESYSELQSKSIEELVTSLDTLPESIRTTVRNNAGGHYNHTLFWNLMAPNAGGQPTGAIADAINAAFGNFDTFKQQFVTAGTKVFGSGWVWLVSSSDRQLQIITTPNQDTPLASGFYPLLGNDVWEHAYYLKYQNRRPEYLNAWWNVVNWEEVNRRLQTSTTR from the coding sequence ATGGCTCATACGCTTGCGCCATTACCTTACGATTACGCTGCCTTAGAGCCGTATATCGATGCCCAAACGATGCAACTGCATCACGATAAGCACCATGCTGCTTACGTCAACAACTTGAATGCTGCCTTGGAAAGCTATTCCGAGTTGCAATCCAAATCGATCGAAGAGCTTGTCACCAGCTTGGATACGCTGCCAGAGTCAATTCGCACCACGGTACGTAACAATGCCGGTGGGCACTATAACCATACGTTGTTTTGGAATTTAATGGCTCCAAATGCTGGCGGACAACCGACCGGAGCGATCGCCGACGCCATTAATGCAGCCTTCGGCAATTTTGATACATTCAAACAGCAGTTTGTGACGGCAGGAACCAAAGTGTTTGGTAGTGGCTGGGTATGGCTTGTATCATCATCCGACAGACAGTTGCAAATCATCACCACGCCCAACCAAGATACCCCGCTCGCCAGCGGCTTCTATCCCCTATTGGGTAACGATGTTTGGGAACATGCCTACTATCTCAAATACCAAAACCGTCGTCCAGAGTACCTCAACGCTTGGTGGAATGTTGTCAACTGGGAAGAAGTGAATCGTCGCTTGCAAACATCTACCACACGGTAG
- a CDS encoding Dps family protein: MTATLETKQTGVIAALNRQQANALVAFLNYKKYHWLTYGPLFRDLHLLFEEQGDGVFATIDELAERSLMLDGQPVADPTDYLPVATVQPSTGKLSVRQMVEEAIATHELIIKEMHEDAETADDAGDIGTADLLTRLVQDHQKYRWFLKELLQKGDGLVS; this comes from the coding sequence ATGACAGCTACATTAGAAACTAAGCAAACTGGTGTGATTGCCGCGCTAAATCGTCAGCAAGCCAACGCATTAGTGGCTTTTCTCAACTACAAGAAATATCATTGGTTAACCTATGGCCCCTTGTTCCGCGATTTGCACCTGTTGTTTGAGGAGCAAGGCGACGGTGTCTTTGCCACGATCGATGAATTGGCAGAGCGCAGCTTAATGCTTGATGGTCAACCTGTGGCTGATCCGACTGATTACTTGCCAGTGGCAACCGTACAGCCTTCTACGGGTAAGCTTTCGGTGCGGCAGATGGTCGAAGAAGCAATCGCGACCCATGAGTTGATCATTAAAGAGATGCATGAAGATGCTGAAACCGCAGATGACGCCGGCGATATCGGGACGGCTGATTTGCTGACCCGGTTGGTGCAAGATCATCAAAAATATCGCTGGTTCCTGAAAGAACTGCTGCAAAAGGGTGATGGACTGGTCTCCTAG